Proteins from a single region of Aerococcus viridans:
- a CDS encoding IS110 family transposase: MFFVCIDIGKRNHEAAIIDEQGKPIGKPIRFSNTKAGSEKLLQFINDHDLLPDNSMIGLEATGHYWLSVFSFLTALEFNVVPFNPIQSDTLRNFYIRKTKTDTIDAVLIAQVVRMDLPDQTYLPSEDIVRLKQLSRFRYSIVDQTSDLKRKVIASLDQVFPEYETLFSDMFGKSSTQLLLQSPLPEDLLEIDAQKLIDLLNEASNGRLTIEKSTQKVHQLRDLAQDSFGIRVATDVYKLQIQLLLQQILLLEEQLKTVEDEMAELVAAQDQYLTTITGIGPVTAAVILSEVGDIHRFERPNQLLAFAGLDASVHQSGDFTGTRNKLSKRGSPYLRRAIWQAAFIASNRDPALSLYYQNLRKRGKHHGTAVGAVCRKLVNIIFAVWTKGKPYEVHINPDLKTD, encoded by the coding sequence ATGTTTTTTGTATGTATTGATATTGGGAAACGAAACCATGAAGCGGCGATTATTGATGAACAGGGAAAGCCTATAGGAAAACCTATTCGGTTTAGCAACACGAAAGCCGGCAGTGAAAAATTACTGCAATTCATCAATGACCATGACTTATTACCTGATAACTCCATGATTGGTTTAGAGGCTACTGGACATTATTGGCTTTCTGTATTCTCTTTTCTAACCGCTTTAGAATTTAATGTAGTTCCTTTCAATCCCATTCAATCCGATACTCTCCGCAACTTCTATATCCGCAAAACGAAAACTGATACCATCGATGCCGTATTAATCGCACAAGTGGTTCGGATGGATTTACCTGATCAAACGTATTTGCCTTCCGAAGATATTGTACGCCTAAAGCAATTATCCCGTTTCCGTTACAGCATCGTTGACCAAACTTCTGATCTCAAAAGAAAAGTGATTGCATCTTTAGACCAAGTGTTTCCAGAATACGAAACACTTTTTTCAGATATGTTTGGAAAGTCATCCACCCAACTGTTACTTCAATCCCCCTTGCCTGAAGATTTACTCGAGATTGACGCTCAGAAGTTGATTGATCTTCTTAATGAAGCCAGTAATGGCCGTTTAACCATTGAAAAATCAACCCAGAAAGTTCATCAATTAAGAGATTTAGCGCAAGATTCCTTTGGAATCCGAGTCGCAACCGATGTTTATAAACTTCAAATCCAATTATTACTTCAGCAGATTCTTCTTTTAGAAGAACAATTGAAAACAGTTGAAGATGAAATGGCTGAATTGGTTGCCGCCCAAGATCAATATTTAACCACGATTACGGGGATTGGCCCCGTTACAGCAGCTGTGATTCTCTCTGAAGTGGGCGACATTCATCGCTTTGAACGCCCTAATCAACTGCTTGCCTTTGCGGGTTTAGACGCTTCCGTTCATCAATCGGGTGACTTTACAGGTACGCGTAATAAACTCTCTAAACGAGGTTCTCCATATCTTCGACGAGCCATTTGGCAAGCGGCCTTTATCGCTTCGAATCGAGATCCTGCGCTGTCTCTTTATTATCAAAACTTACGAAAACGTGGAAAGCATCATGGAACAGCCGTTGGGGCTGTATGTCGGAAACTTGTCAATATTATCTTTGCGGTTTGGACAAAAGGAAAACCTTATGAAGTGCATATAAATCCTGACTTAAAAACTGATTGA
- a CDS encoding branched-chain amino acid aminotransferase yields MTDKLNWDELDFSYTEVPYRWRAYWKDGEWYKAGLETDPQLPIREAAPIVNYGQGVFEGNKAYGTKDGKIVLFRPDEFGERLNRGARRMAMPEVPVEEFVRACKEVIKANRDYVPPYGHNGAAMFIRPMLLGIGDHVQVSAAEEYLFTIYVTPVGPLYKGGLAPHNYIIDHEHDRVAADGTGNIKATANYASTLATAKRIQESGYDDVLYLDPATHTKVDEFSSANFFAIEKDTNKFVTPKSDTVLPSITKKSLLWLAEHRLGLEVEEGDIKVDDFDKYSEAGAMGNAAVISPAGSVTYKDNRHVFFSETEVGPVSQKLYKELTGIQFGELEAPEGWIVDVDED; encoded by the coding sequence ATGACTGACAAATTAAACTGGGATGAATTAGATTTTTCTTATACGGAAGTACCATACCGCTGGCGTGCATACTGGAAAGATGGCGAATGGTATAAAGCAGGATTAGAAACAGATCCTCAATTACCAATTCGTGAAGCTGCTCCAATCGTCAACTACGGCCAAGGGGTATTCGAAGGTAATAAAGCTTATGGTACAAAAGATGGCAAGATCGTTTTATTCCGTCCAGATGAATTTGGTGAACGTTTAAACCGTGGTGCTCGTCGTATGGCGATGCCAGAAGTACCAGTTGAAGAATTTGTCCGTGCTTGTAAGGAAGTTATTAAAGCTAACCGTGACTATGTGCCACCATATGGCCACAACGGTGCTGCAATGTTCATCCGTCCTATGTTATTAGGTATTGGTGACCACGTACAAGTATCAGCAGCTGAAGAATACTTATTTACAATCTACGTAACACCAGTTGGTCCTTTATACAAAGGTGGTTTAGCACCACATAACTACATCATCGACCACGAACATGACCGTGTAGCAGCTGATGGTACTGGTAACATCAAAGCAACAGCTAACTACGCATCAACATTAGCAACAGCTAAACGTATCCAAGAATCTGGTTACGATGACGTATTATACTTAGACCCAGCAACACATACTAAAGTAGATGAATTCTCATCAGCAAACTTCTTTGCTATCGAGAAAGATACAAACAAATTTGTAACACCTAAATCAGATACAGTATTACCTTCAATCACTAAAAAATCGTTGTTATGGTTAGCGGAACACCGTTTAGGATTAGAAGTTGAAGAGGGCGATATTAAAGTAGATGACTTTGACAAATATTCTGAAGCAGGGGCTATGGGTAACGCGGCTGTTATCTCTCCAGCTGGTTCTGTAACATACAAAGACAACCGTCACGTATTCTTCTCAGAAACTGAGGTTGGTCCAGTATCACAAAAATTATACAAAGAATTAACGGGTATCCAATTTGGTGAGTTAGAAGCGCCTGAAGGATGGATCGTAGACGTTGATGAAGATTAA
- a CDS encoding ATP-binding cassette domain-containing protein — MGFIEVKDLKVHYPIRGGFFNTVQDNVFAVDGVDLEIESGKTYGLVGESGSGKTTIGRAIIGLEKATAGQILYEGTDVTNKARKRSGKYGEYNRNVQMIFQDSTMSLNPKKRILDVIAEPIRNYYQYSEKEVKHRVIELLEIVGLNEDTIYKYPHEFSGGQRQRLGVARAVASNPKLIIADEPTSALDLSVQAQVLNFMKQIQSEYNLSYLFISHDLGVVEHMADEIAIMHKGRFVERGSKKEIFNNPQHIYTKRLLAAIPEMDPNKRAEIKARRQQIDAEYQKTSNIYYDENNRVYDLSPFSDNHDVAFDQSLKGGN, encoded by the coding sequence ATGGGATTTATTGAAGTAAAAGATTTGAAAGTACATTATCCTATTCGCGGCGGATTCTTTAATACGGTACAGGACAATGTATTTGCCGTGGATGGTGTTGATTTAGAAATTGAAAGCGGTAAAACTTATGGCCTAGTTGGTGAATCAGGTTCTGGTAAGACGACTATCGGCCGTGCCATTATCGGTTTGGAGAAGGCGACTGCTGGACAGATTTTATATGAAGGAACCGATGTCACCAATAAAGCGCGGAAGCGGTCTGGTAAATACGGCGAGTATAATCGGAATGTTCAGATGATCTTTCAAGATTCGACTATGTCCTTGAATCCGAAGAAACGGATTTTAGATGTGATTGCTGAACCAATTCGCAATTATTATCAATATTCTGAAAAAGAAGTAAAGCATCGGGTAATTGAGCTGTTAGAGATTGTTGGTTTGAATGAAGATACAATCTATAAGTATCCGCATGAATTCTCGGGTGGTCAACGGCAACGTTTAGGGGTTGCCCGGGCTGTAGCCAGTAACCCTAAACTGATTATTGCCGATGAACCTACTTCAGCCTTGGATTTATCGGTTCAAGCGCAGGTTTTAAACTTTATGAAGCAAATTCAAAGTGAATATAACTTGAGTTACTTGTTCATTTCCCATGACTTAGGGGTTGTGGAACACATGGCAGATGAAATTGCCATTATGCATAAAGGACGATTTGTTGAGCGTGGTTCCAAAAAAGAAATTTTCAATAACCCGCAACATATTTATACCAAACGGTTATTGGCTGCAATTCCTGAAATGGATCCGAATAAACGGGCTGAGATTAAAGCTCGACGTCAGCAAATTGATGCTGAGTATCAAAAGACGTCTAACATTTATTATGATGAAAATAATCGTGTTTATGATTTATCTCCATTCTCAGACAATCATGATGTTGCCTTTGATCAATCATTGAAAGGGGGCAATTAA
- a CDS encoding ABC transporter permease, whose translation MENYKKTTDQDAIAQELASAPPTGLRVIWREFLKDKLALFSLIFFILIILGVFIGAIVIDQDEVLRISLLDSYMPPNDDFILGTDSGGRSIFGQLIIGARNSITIGFTITALTSIVGITVGLVAGYYGGIIDNFLMRIIDFIMLLPTTMLIIVFITLVSDYNVWTFILIMSAFYWVGQARLIRSKALSESRRDYISASRTMGTPTYKILFREILPNLSSLIIVNVTLNFAANIGIETGLSYLGFGLPTSTPSLGTLVSYAQSPDILENKTWVWLPASLLILVLMLCINYVGQALKRSADAKQRLG comes from the coding sequence ATGGAAAATTATAAAAAAACAACTGACCAAGATGCGATTGCACAAGAATTAGCTAGTGCACCGCCAACTGGTTTGCGCGTAATTTGGCGTGAATTTTTAAAAGATAAGCTAGCACTATTTAGTTTAATCTTCTTTATCCTTATTATTCTTGGGGTATTCATTGGGGCAATTGTCATCGACCAAGATGAAGTATTACGAATTTCTCTATTAGATTCCTATATGCCACCTAATGATGATTTTATCTTAGGAACTGATTCCGGTGGTCGCTCTATTTTTGGCCAACTAATTATAGGTGCTAGAAACTCCATTACGATTGGTTTTACCATTACGGCACTGACCAGTATCGTTGGAATCACGGTTGGCTTGGTTGCTGGTTACTATGGTGGTATTATTGATAATTTCTTGATGCGGATCATTGATTTTATCATGTTACTTCCAACAACCATGTTAATCATCGTATTTATCACACTAGTTTCAGACTATAATGTGTGGACCTTTATCCTCATCATGAGTGCCTTCTATTGGGTAGGGCAAGCGCGGTTAATCCGCAGTAAAGCCTTATCAGAGAGTCGAAGAGATTATATCTCAGCATCAAGAACGATGGGGACACCAACTTACAAGATATTATTTAGGGAAATTCTCCCGAATTTAAGCTCTCTGATCATCGTAAATGTCACTTTGAACTTTGCCGCAAATATCGGTATTGAAACTGGGTTAAGTTATTTAGGATTTGGGTTACCTACTTCCACACCTAGTTTAGGGACATTGGTCAGCTACGCTCAGTCACCAGATATTCTGGAAAATAAGACTTGGGTATGGCTACCTGCATCACTACTGATTTTAGTATTGATGCTTTGCATTAACTATGTGGGTCAAGCATTAAAACGATCTGCAGATGCAAAACAACGTTTAGGGTAA
- a CDS encoding iron-containing alcohol dehydrogenase family protein: MSLSVNLPNLTIGVDAFDAIDEYCSQFGTTVAILGGEKALAASKERLTAALEKSSLEVATVQVYGKEASYTNVEKMKAIKEVQDADMIFAVGGGRAIDTIKVVARDLDKPLFTFPTLASVSAPTSSVCVMYHDNHEMAGLAYRKAPADHTFIDTQIIAEAPVEYLWAGIGDCMSKEVETSFSSRGRDLNFENRLGVNIVKGTNDKLMAVGAEALEAVRNQEANQALEEVVLEIIGASAYASVLVENDINSNMAHAYYYGYTVLPQAHEHLHGEVVSYGILLLLTMDQQFEYRDRMKAFMESIKLPTKLAAQGVTTQEDIDKLVDKAMTMDDLTFSPYTITREKFEQAIRDVEALD; this comes from the coding sequence ATGTCTCTATCAGTAAACCTACCGAATTTAACAATTGGTGTTGATGCCTTTGATGCAATTGATGAATATTGTAGTCAATTTGGTACAACCGTCGCGATTCTAGGTGGTGAAAAAGCCTTGGCAGCCAGTAAGGAACGTTTAACTGCTGCCCTAGAAAAATCATCATTAGAAGTAGCAACCGTACAAGTCTACGGTAAGGAAGCTTCATATACCAACGTTGAGAAAATGAAAGCGATCAAAGAAGTGCAAGATGCGGATATGATCTTTGCAGTTGGTGGGGGACGCGCAATTGATACAATTAAGGTAGTAGCTCGTGACTTAGACAAACCATTATTCACTTTCCCAACTCTAGCTTCAGTTTCAGCGCCAACTTCGTCAGTATGTGTTATGTACCATGATAACCATGAGATGGCTGGTTTAGCTTACCGTAAAGCACCAGCTGACCATACCTTCATCGATACACAAATCATTGCTGAGGCGCCTGTTGAATACTTATGGGCTGGTATTGGTGATTGTATGTCTAAAGAAGTAGAGACTAGTTTTTCTTCACGTGGCAGAGACCTAAACTTTGAAAATCGTTTAGGTGTAAATATTGTCAAAGGTACGAATGATAAATTGATGGCTGTTGGTGCTGAAGCTTTAGAAGCTGTACGTAACCAAGAAGCAAACCAGGCTTTAGAAGAAGTTGTCCTTGAAATTATTGGTGCATCAGCTTATGCGTCTGTATTAGTGGAAAATGACATCAACTCAAACATGGCACATGCCTACTACTATGGCTATACTGTTCTGCCACAAGCCCATGAACACTTACACGGTGAGGTAGTTTCATATGGTATCTTGTTATTACTAACAATGGACCAACAATTTGAATACCGTGACCGTATGAAAGCATTCATGGAATCAATTAAATTGCCAACTAAATTGGCAGCTCAAGGTGTAACAACGCAAGAAGATATCGACAAATTAGTTGATAAAGCGATGACTATGGACGATTTAACATTCTCTCCATATACCATTACCCGTGAGAAATTTGAACAAGCAATTAGAGATGTTGAAGCTTTAGACTAA
- the opp4B gene encoding oligopeptide ABC transporter permease: MWKTIFRRVLLMLPQILILSILVFAVARLMPGDPFTGLITPETDPSTIEALRERAGLNEPIIVQYFNWLKNAFQGDFGMSYTYKVPVSTLIGGRAVNTIFLSLLTLIFTYLIALPLGILSGRYNNSSFDKGVVLYNFISYAIPTFVLALLMVWLFGYELQWFPTNGSVSTGLSAGTPAYYWDRFYHMLLPAITYALLGTTGIIQYLRSEVIDAKQQDYVKTARSKGVPENVVYNRHIFRNSLLPVASTFGYEITGLIGGSVFIEQIFAYPGMGQLFIQSINSRDYSVITALVLIFGISTILGTLLSDIIMTIVDPRIRID; the protein is encoded by the coding sequence ATGTGGAAGACAATATTTAGAAGAGTTCTGCTGATGCTCCCGCAAATTTTAATTTTGAGTATCTTAGTATTCGCGGTAGCTAGATTGATGCCTGGTGACCCTTTTACAGGGCTTATCACACCGGAAACTGATCCTTCAACGATTGAAGCCTTGCGTGAACGGGCTGGTTTGAATGAACCGATTATCGTCCAGTATTTTAATTGGTTGAAGAATGCCTTCCAGGGTGACTTTGGGATGTCTTATACCTATAAAGTGCCAGTATCCACTTTAATTGGTGGACGGGCAGTTAACACGATCTTCCTGTCACTGCTCACTTTGATTTTTACCTACTTAATTGCCTTACCACTTGGGATTTTATCAGGTCGTTATAATAATTCTTCTTTTGATAAAGGGGTCGTATTATACAACTTCATTTCCTACGCAATTCCAACTTTCGTACTTGCCTTACTAATGGTTTGGCTGTTCGGGTATGAGTTGCAGTGGTTCCCAACAAATGGGTCGGTATCTACCGGATTAAGTGCCGGCACACCTGCTTATTATTGGGACCGATTCTACCATATGTTACTACCAGCAATTACCTACGCCTTGCTTGGTACAACAGGGATCATCCAGTATTTGCGGAGTGAGGTAATTGATGCAAAACAGCAAGACTATGTGAAGACGGCTCGGTCTAAAGGGGTACCTGAGAATGTGGTGTACAACCGTCACATTTTTAGAAACTCGCTATTACCAGTGGCTTCAACATTTGGTTATGAAATTACGGGTTTAATTGGGGGTTCAGTATTTATTGAACAAATCTTCGCTTATCCTGGTATGGGTCAACTATTCATTCAATCGATTAATAGTCGTGACTATTCGGTCATTACTGCCCTGGTATTGATATTTGGTATCTCAACAATTCTAGGTACGCTACTTTCTGACATTATTATGACGATTGTAGATCCTCGTATTCGAATTGATTAG
- the opp4A gene encoding oligopeptide ABC transporter substrate-binding protein codes for MKKWYKLLGLTAAASLALVACGNSDSDSDSETADSSSSSESGEVVAPELATTVDNEGDAIDGGTLQVGLVTNSPFQGIFSWEFYEDAYDAKIMEFGFESLFGTDDDFQIDDSGKATLALDQENNKATITLKEGLKWSDGEPLTAEDVIYSYEVIGHPDYTGIRYDGTFQNVVGMEEYHSGEADTISGITQVDDVTVEIEFQEVSPSMLQAGGGVWSYAMPKHYLEDVPVAELASSEKIRSTPVGDGPFRITKVTPGESVEYEANEYYWQGEPKLDNVVVEVVPSSSVVPALENGKYDVALSMPTDLYASYAELPGYTLLGREELSYTYIGFKLGKWDAEAGEVVYDEDAKMADKSLRQAMGYAIDNDAVAQRFYNGLRSNANTVIPPVFGSFGATTEEVPGYYYDADKANQLLDDAGYVDTDNDGIREDPDGEPLQINFASMEGGETAEPIAQYYIQAWKEVGLDVQLTDGRLLEFNSFYDRIEADDENIDIYQAAWGTGSDPAPNGLYARNSAFNFTRWATEENDQFMADFTSAEAFDEEFQRNTFVEWQKYFSEEAPVIPTLFRQEVMPVNNRVKHFDYANNPADDFGWHTVEVTADAPVSE; via the coding sequence ATGAAGAAATGGTATAAGTTATTGGGTTTAACAGCTGCCGCAAGTTTGGCTTTAGTGGCGTGTGGTAACAGTGACAGTGATAGTGACAGTGAAACTGCAGATTCATCTTCTAGTAGCGAAAGTGGTGAGGTAGTTGCACCTGAACTAGCGACTACAGTCGATAACGAGGGTGATGCAATTGATGGTGGTACTTTACAAGTTGGTTTAGTAACGAACTCCCCTTTCCAAGGTATTTTCTCTTGGGAGTTTTATGAAGATGCTTATGATGCAAAAATTATGGAGTTTGGTTTCGAGTCATTATTTGGCACTGACGATGACTTCCAAATTGACGACTCCGGTAAAGCCACATTGGCATTAGATCAAGAAAATAATAAAGCAACAATTACCTTAAAAGAAGGTTTGAAATGGTCTGATGGTGAACCATTAACAGCTGAAGATGTGATTTACTCTTATGAAGTCATTGGTCACCCTGATTATACTGGTATCCGTTATGATGGTACCTTCCAAAACGTAGTCGGTATGGAAGAATACCACAGTGGGGAAGCTGATACGATTTCTGGTATCACCCAAGTCGATGATGTCACTGTTGAAATCGAATTCCAAGAAGTAAGTCCTTCAATGCTCCAAGCAGGTGGGGGTGTTTGGTCATACGCAATGCCTAAACACTATTTAGAAGACGTTCCAGTTGCTGAATTAGCTTCATCTGAGAAAATCCGATCTACACCAGTTGGAGACGGTCCTTTCCGTATTACCAAAGTAACACCAGGTGAGTCCGTTGAATATGAAGCCAATGAATATTACTGGCAAGGTGAACCTAAGTTAGATAACGTTGTCGTTGAAGTAGTGCCTTCAAGTTCGGTTGTACCAGCTTTAGAAAATGGGAAATATGACGTTGCTTTAAGTATGCCAACTGATTTATATGCAAGTTACGCTGAACTGCCTGGCTATACATTACTAGGTCGTGAAGAATTATCTTATACATATATTGGATTTAAGTTGGGTAAATGGGACGCTGAAGCCGGTGAAGTTGTTTATGATGAAGATGCCAAAATGGCGGATAAATCCCTTCGTCAAGCTATGGGATATGCCATTGATAACGACGCTGTAGCACAACGTTTCTACAACGGCTTACGTTCAAATGCCAACACTGTTATCCCACCAGTATTTGGTAGTTTTGGTGCTACAACTGAAGAAGTACCTGGTTACTACTATGATGCAGATAAAGCCAACCAATTATTAGATGATGCTGGCTATGTAGATACTGATAACGATGGTATTCGTGAAGATCCAGATGGTGAACCATTACAAATTAACTTCGCCTCTATGGAAGGTGGAGAAACGGCTGAGCCAATTGCACAATACTATATCCAAGCTTGGAAAGAAGTTGGTTTGGATGTTCAATTAACAGATGGTCGTTTACTAGAATTCAACAGTTTCTATGACCGTATTGAAGCAGATGATGAAAATATCGATATCTATCAAGCAGCTTGGGGTACTGGTTCTGACCCAGCACCAAACGGTTTATACGCGCGTAATTCTGCCTTTAACTTTACTCGTTGGGCGACTGAAGAAAATGACCAATTCATGGCTGACTTTACAAGTGCAGAAGCCTTTGACGAAGAATTCCAACGTAACACCTTTGTTGAATGGCAAAAATACTTCTCTGAAGAAGCACCAGTTATTCCAACATTATTCCGTCAAGAAGTTATGCCTGTTAACAACCGCGTAAAACACTTTGACTACGCTAATAACCCAGCGGATGACTTTGGATGGCACACAGTTGAAGTGACAGCTGATGCACCAGTATCAGAATAA